The Paenibacillus pabuli DNA segment ACATGCGATCCATAAAGTATCGCTGGCTTTCGATAGGAATGGTTGTATCTTCTTTTCCATGCAGCAAGAGGAATGCTTGGTCAATAGAAGCGTCAATATTGAACAAAGGATCATATTTCCTGATATTCTCGGCTTCAATTGCACTCATCGGACTTCTCCCATCATGTTCACGAAAAATCTCCTCAGACCTTAACCAGGCACAAGAAGCATTCATGACCACTGCAGAGTTTACATTTGAATTTGTCGCGCAAACCCCACCTGCAATAAATCCACCATCCGAATTCCCAATAATGCCTACAGGATGGTCGTCCGTATTCAGGATATTTGTAACAGTATTGCTTGCCTCTTCAACTGCTTGTATTACGACTGACCAAAAGTGTTGTTGTAAAACACGGGTGTCAAAATACGCTAGATTACCACGTTCACCGTGGTGAGGTAGCTCAGGGATGATCACTTTGTATCCCCAATCCGAGATCATTGATCCAAAAAACAGATAGTCTCGTATATTGGACCCCCAACCATGATATAGGATGATTGTGCCTACAGGCGGTAAGTATGGATCTATCTGTAAGCAAGGCACTCCAGCAATTGTGCATTCATTTATTATTCTCATAATCCCTCGCCATACTTGATTATTAGGGTGAATTAATCGTAAATATGCTGTTAATTAATTTCACACACTATGATTTAATATTTTCACTACTTCTGATCCTTTTCGTCCTCTCTATTGTTCTTGTGCATTGTGGCCTACCAATTGGTTCTCAACTAAATAATCCTTTAGTAACTTTAGGTATTCTTTGCACGTCCTAATATAGTCCGTCTCTTCAAAATCTCTAGCTTCCAGTTCCTTGTTAGCTCTGTTTAGCATAACAACTATACCGTCATACGAACCACTGACTAACAGAGCTATTGAATGATTTATTGCGGTTATTAAATTATAATGTGATGAATTTCTTCTAAGGCCATATACGGGCAACGTATCTTTGGAATTCAGTTTAAGAATGAGTTTCCATATGTTATCGTCAATTGTCTTCACAAACTAGCCCCCTAATTTCTTAATCATTAGTAAGACTTATACGTCTCTATTAACCATGCAGCAAATTGCTCCTTTTCCTCAAACTGAGGATAGTGTGCCGAATGTTCAAACACCTTGAACTCTTTAACTGGAGCCTCCAGTTCATCGAAATACTTCCGTGCCGCATTCACCGATGTCATATAATCGTATTTTCCCATGACAAAGTAAGTCGGAATCTCCAGCTCTTTTACAAGGTCGGGTAAGTGATCGCCTGATTCCTCTTTCAAAAGCAGTTCCTGGGTAGCCTGAATGCCCATGAAGTATCGAATGACATCCAGTGCATTGTATTCAGGACCAAACAGGAAGCCGAGTATATAATCCCTATTTTCATCGATCTGTCTGGCTGCACCGCCGTATTTGCGCACCATATTCCTTGGCGTATACATCTCCCCTCGCTCAATTGAACCTCGTAGACGTTCCAGACTTGCCACGTCCTCTGAATGACCGGCCTGCTTCGCCTGAGCAATGGTATAATTCAGACTGTCCAGCTCACTCTGCACGTGATCAGCGACTTGTCCAATACCGATGTAAGCATGGAATTTGTCTGGTGCCTTGGCGGCAGCCTTTGTTCCTATGTATGTACCAAATGAATGACCGACCAAACTGACCTTATCCTGTCCAAGCTCCGCGGTCACATAATCGGTTAATGCCAATAAATCCTCTACAAGCACATCCGTCGTCAACCCCGAGTAATCCTCCAGAAAGTGATAAGACTTCCCACTCCCGCGCTGATCATAATGCACAATGGTAAAATGCTGTTCGAGCTCCTCCTGATATTTTCTGACATAAGGAATTTCGGAGCATCCCGGACCACCGTGTACAAAGATAAGGATAGGATTGTCCCGATCCATTCCCCGAATCATAACCTCATGGCCTGCGCCGTTGATCTCGACCTGCCCTAACGTGCTAATGCTGTTCTCACCCCTAATTGCTGGAGTCCAAGTCGGAAATATAAGCGAGAGTATGGCAATAAGCAGAAACACGATCAGAAAGCGTTTGGATACTTTAACAAGCAGCTTACGCATGGGGATGTCTCCTTTTGCACCATGATTCGATTGATTGAATTCAGCTGGCTAACTCTTACTCAGATAAGCTTTTTTTATAAAAATAAGGCCCACACATGTCTTCGTGAGTATGTACATAGGTCCAGGTAAACTGACGGTCGAAGATATAGATATCCTGTTCAGAATCAAAGTCCGCCGCAACGACTGCATTTGCATTTTCATATACCTGGATAAACGGCGTATGCTGATACATGACATATAAGTCATTTTTGAGCTCGGTATCAAAAGCATCTCGCGCTGCATCGCCCGTTAAACAAGGTTGTTTCTTATAACTAAACATATGCCATTTATATTGGCTGTAGTAGATCGCTTCTTTTACCTCGTCATCTATATTGCCGGCAAATACGTCATCCCACTGCTCAGGAATGCCCTCAGATTCCTCGCACAGCTCCGTCACCTGAACGGCCTTATTCTCCAGATTTTGCTCAAACATATATCTACGATATACAAGCTCGATCCGCGAGTACGCCACATTCAGTTCACTTTCAGGCAAAACGTCTAACATCTTATTGATTTGTTCTCGAATCACGTTGACCTCCGTTTAGAATGAAATTAGGTGTACCTTGGACCTGAACCAACACCCTTGTTCCTTACCGTCTACCTTCTTCTCGCAGTTCATAAGCCAATTGGTACATCTCCGCAATATCATGTCTATTCTGATTCTGAAATCTCCGAATGGCTTCGGCTATCTCTACAAGCTCTACGGCAACAACCTGCTCTCCATCCACCGGATTCAGCGGCTTGCCTACAAGTTCAACATCTCCATATCCAATCACTCTCACAAAATGAGGATGTGGAATATGTGGTCGATACGGCTCAGTGGCGCCAGATTTGCAATAGAATTGACCGAATATCCGATACGACTGCAGCTCCGCACCCAGCTCTTCCATCACTTCGCGCTTTAATGCATCCGAATAGCTCTCTCCAGGTTCCAATGTTCCTCCCGGCAGCTCCCATTTGCCATTATCCAGTTGAAACACGACGCACTGCTTCCCGACGAACGGGATAATGCTCACGTTGCTCACCATTGCTTCATCCACGATATCGTTCAACCTGAACTCCGCTGTAACCGTCCCCCAATGAATCGAAGCACTCAGTGCCGGAAATTGTTCAATACTTAAGCTTTGCATTCGCATCAGCCCCTCTCTAGATAAAGTAAAATCTTCCACTTCATTCTTTCTCCAATTATAGATGAAAGGATAGAAAGAAGGCCACCTTCCCTATTGGGATAAGTGACCTTCTAATCATGGACGAATAGTGACTATATATTCTCAGGCCCTGCGCCTTATTGGTGTACCAGTTTTCCATTCTCCAAAAAGAGAACCCGGTTGCACAGCGAAAGAACCCGCTCATCATGCGTAACCATGACTGCACTCTTGCCCTGCTCTGCAACCAGCTTCGCAATCATGCTAACAATATCGAGACCTCGTGCTGCATCCAGGCTGGCTGTCGGTTCGTCCGCCAGCAGCACAGCCGGATCATTCATTAACGCCCGCGCAATGGCAACCCGCTGACGTTCCCCGCCAGACAGCTTTTCGGCATATGCCTTCCGCCGATGAGCTAAGCCCACCGTGTTGAGCAGCTCATCCACTCGCTTCGCTGCCTTGGTTTTGTCCGTTCCGGCAAGCTTCGCAACGACCATCAGCTGTTCTTCCACTTTCAGATAAGGAATGAGGTTGGCGCTTTGAAAAATAAAACCGAGCTGCTGAAGCCGCACATTGGAAATGTCCTGTTTGCTTTTCCCCATAATCGATTTCCCATCAAGCAGAACTTGCCCCTCCGTTGGTTCAAGGAGTGCACCTGCAATGGACAGAAATGTACTTTTGCCTGACCCGGAAGGACCCATGACCGCCACGAGTTCCCCTTCGGCAACTTCAAGATCCAGCTTATCCAAAATCGTACGTTTGACCCCGCCATCCTCAAAGGTCTGTGTAATTCCCTGCAATACCAATCGGTTTCTCATGCTGCTGTCCTCCCAATCGCATCAAGCGCATCAATTTTGGCAACCTTCCACACCGAGAACAACGAACCGGCCACAGACATGATTACAAATAAAATGCAGGTCAGTGCCAGGGTGGACAAGCCCAATTGAAACGGCATTGAAGCTGGCAGGATGGACTCAAACAGTCGGACCAGCATAACGCTAACCACCAGACTGCCGATGGACAGAATCAGCACTTGCAAGGTAACACTCCTCGCCAGATAGGAATTCCGTGTCCCAATGGCTTTCAAAATGCCAAACTGACTCGTTTTCTGAATGGTGATGACGTAGAAAAATACCGCAAGTACAAATGCCGAGATGACAAACAGAAAGGCGATCATCATGAGCAGCGAACCCTGCTCTTCCTTATAGCCAGGAATGGCCGATACCGCTTCGGACTTCGTAATCACTTCGGCATTCGGCAATGCAGTACTCAGGCTGTCAACCTTCCCACCAGCATCCTTAATGGCAATGGCATTGTATAACGAAGCATTATTGCCTTCTGTACCTAAACTGGTACGTGAAACTCCTTGGAGCGCAAGCCATTCCTGTTCATTCAAGAACACGACTGGTGAGTGGCTGAAGGACTCATTTTGCACAAATCCACCGACTGTCCACTCCGTTCCCGATGCTTGATCCACCAAGACTGTCCCAATGGTCACGCCGGACTCCGACAGCTTTTGATCCACTACAACTTGTCCGTCCTTCTGATCCGTAATCGGAACGCCTTCAGTGACGGTTGGCGCAAGCCAGCTTTCTGGGTTCACCATAAACAGAGTGACATCTATTTTCTTGGTGTCGTCAGCCGGGCTAACGGTTGTCATTTTCACACCCAGCGGCTCTGCATTTTCTTGCCCTACCACCGAGCGCGACTGTTCAAGCTGATCCTGATTCACCTGCGACCGGGTAAAACGGTGATTTGAATCTTGTTCCAGAACGAAATGGGTTGCTGCCATATTTTTGATCGACGCGGCGTTGTCATACGCCAGCCCCTGCGCAAGACCTGTAACAAACAGTACCAAAAATGAAACCAGTACCATAATGGTAGCTATTAACGCATACCGCCCTTTGGCAAACCTCATCTCTCTAATAGCCAAGTACATATCTCTGACCTCCTCTTGATAAACCAAGTATAGGAGGTGAAAATGAACGGCAAATGAATAACAGATTACATCTGTGGAAGAGTCACAGTGAAGACCGTACCTTCGGCCGAACTGGAGACTTCAATTGTTCCGTCATGAATCCGGACAATCTTCTGCACAATGGCCAGCCCAAGCCCGGTTCGACCGGAAGAACGCTCCCGTGCACGGTCCACCCTATAGAAACGATCGAACAGGAATGGCAGATGCTCTGCCTCAATCCCATCCCCTGTATCCCGAATTTGGATTACACAGAGAGTATCGGTCTGCTCTGCTCGGATCTCGATGCTTCTTCCCTGCGGAAGATGATTCACTGCATTACCCAGCAGATTCATCCATACCTGCATGAGCAGTACTTCATTGCCAACCAGCTGAATGGATTCGGGTACCGATATCCGGAGCAGCAGCTCCTTTTCTTCCAGCTGCCATTGCAGCACCTGAACGGCTTGGCGGAATTGATCCCGCAGAGAGAACTCCTCTTTGGTCAGATCCTCCTGGCCTTGTTCGAGGGATGACAGCAGAAGCAGCTGTTTGCTGAGCAACGAGAGATGGCGGCTCTCTTCCACAATAATGGAAGCATAGTGCTCCCTTTCCTGTTCAGGAAGATCCCGATCTGAGAGCAGTTGGGCAAAACCCTGGATCGAGGTCAGCGGCGATTGAATCTCATGCGAGACGTTCGATACAAACTGCTGACGTGCCTGATCCACCCTTTCCAATTCACGACTCATCGTCATAAAATGCTGAGCCAGCTGCCCAATCTCGTCACGCCTCTTCGTGGGCAGTTTCAGATTATAGTTCCCTTGAACAATTCGCTTGGTCGCCTCCGACAGACGTTCAATTGGATTGACCAAGTAGCGCGTACTGATTAGAAAGATCAAGATACTAATACCTACCGTATGTGCCCCAATCAGTGCAAAAAAGATACGCAGTTCGCCAAATTGCAAAATGACGTCCGGGCGCATAAACAGGCCGTAGCTTGTATTTCCGATCTGCAGTTGAACACCAACGGTATTGCTTAACTGATTGTCAAAGAAACCCGTAATGAAGGGTTTGCTTGGAAACTGGGCAACACCATGGTAGACCTCACCGTGCAGCACCAAATCTACAGCTTGCTTGTCCAGATCCTTCTCTCGGAACTCACTACCGTAGAATTCATCAGTCCCCTTGCCATCTGTCACATAGATCTCGTAACCGAGAGCTGCAGCGTTGTCCAGATACTGCTTCATCATGTCTGGCTCCCGCTCCACAAATTGCTTCATTTGCATGGCGATGCCTACCAGCTTCTCGTCATTGAAAGACTTAAGCTTCGCATGATAATAGATATTGGATAGAAGAAAACCCAGCATGCCGCTGACCACAATCACAGCGATCGTAATGAGGAAGACTCGAACATACAAAGTCCTCACCGGGTTTTCACCTCCATCTTGTAACCGATCCCACGTACCGTATGAATCACAAAGTCGTCCGTATAATCGGCAAACCGATCGCGTAACCGCTTGATGTGCACATCCACCGTACGGTCATCACCTTCGTAATCTGCGCCCCAGACAAGCCTAATCAATTCATCCCGCGAGAATAATCGACCTGGATACTGTGCCAGCTGGGAGAGCAGTTCAAATTCCTTCATTGGCAAAAACAAAATGGATTGACCATCAGATACCTCCACGTTGTTCCGGTCAATCACAATGCGATTCATGCGAATGATATCACTTGACGTGCGGTGATAACGGCGAAACAGTGCCTTGACCCTGTAGATCAACTCTTCGGGTTCAAACGGCTTCGTCACATATTCATCCGTGCCTCTCAGATAGCCATCCCTTTTGTCGGATAGTTGATCCCTTGCCGTTAGCAGCATGATCGGTATGTCATACTGCTGCCGGATGAAATCACATAGCTCCAGACCGTCCATGCCTGGCATCATCACGTCCAGGATCGCCAGATCAATCGGCGTTTCTTTCATCAGTTTGACTGCTTCCACCCCATCCTGTGCTTCATGCACGCTATACCCCTCTTTGGTCATGACATGCCGAAGGAGTGCTCTAATGTTGGCGTCATCGTCCGCCAGAAGCAGATGTTTCATATGGTTGTCCGCCCCTCTGTTTCTAAGTTGAAAGTATAATGATCATATCCATTGGTTCGAATTATATAGCGAGACATCCGCACATGGATCCTGCACAGATGGTAGCACAAAAGCAAAGGCGTTCGCCAGCACCAGCGGAGTATTGCAATTATGTTTATATTTTCTTGAATCTGGTTGACACTAATATTAGGCGCATCTATAATAAAACCATAACATATGAACGATCGCTCATATATTCATTCGATGAATTAGATTCATGCAAGGGATATCCTAAGCCACAATAGCAATCATCATTATTACATAACGGAGCCATGCTCCAAAGGAGAGGATCTCGTATGTCCGGACATCACCACAATCACGACCATGGACACCATCATGCTCATCCCAATAACAAGAAAGTACTCCTGTTTTCCTTCATTATTATTACGCTCTATATGATCGTTGAAGCTGTAGGCGGCTTCGTGACCAACAGTCTTGCCCTCATCTCGGATGCAGGACATATGCTGTCAGACGCAGTCGCTCTCGGTATTGCTTTACTGGCATTTACCTTTGGGGAAAAAGCAGTGAATACTGGCAAAACCTACGGATATAGACGATTTGAGATTTTGGCTGCTACCTTAAACGGAATTACCTTAATCGCCATCTCCCTGTACATCTTTTACGAAGCCATCGGCCGCTTCATCCATCCACCGGAAGT contains these protein-coding regions:
- a CDS encoding alpha/beta hydrolase, which gives rise to MRIINECTIAGVPCLQIDPYLPPVGTIILYHGWGSNIRDYLFFGSMISDWGYKVIIPELPHHGERGNLAYFDTRVLQQHFWSVVIQAVEEASNTVTNILNTDDHPVGIIGNSDGGFIAGGVCATNSNVNSAVVMNASCAWLRSEEIFREHDGRSPMSAIEAENIRKYDPLFNIDASIDQAFLLLHGKEDTTIPIESQRYFMDRMSVKDNHTSLKFIEYAGVNHQITLGMLQEAKEWLEKFVHVKR
- a CDS encoding alpha/beta fold hydrolase, with product MRKLLVKVSKRFLIVFLLIAILSLIFPTWTPAIRGENSISTLGQVEINGAGHEVMIRGMDRDNPILIFVHGGPGCSEIPYVRKYQEELEQHFTIVHYDQRGSGKSYHFLEDYSGLTTDVLVEDLLALTDYVTAELGQDKVSLVGHSFGTYIGTKAAAKAPDKFHAYIGIGQVADHVQSELDSLNYTIAQAKQAGHSEDVASLERLRGSIERGEMYTPRNMVRKYGGAARQIDENRDYILGFLFGPEYNALDVIRYFMGIQATQELLLKEESGDHLPDLVKELEIPTYFVMGKYDYMTSVNAARKYFDELEAPVKEFKVFEHSAHYPQFEEKEQFAAWLIETYKSY
- a CDS encoding DUF4275 family protein, producing MIREQINKMLDVLPESELNVAYSRIELVYRRYMFEQNLENKAVQVTELCEESEGIPEQWDDVFAGNIDDEVKEAIYYSQYKWHMFSYKKQPCLTGDAARDAFDTELKNDLYVMYQHTPFIQVYENANAVVAADFDSEQDIYIFDRQFTWTYVHTHEDMCGPYFYKKSLSE
- a CDS encoding NUDIX hydrolase, yielding MQSLSIEQFPALSASIHWGTVTAEFRLNDIVDEAMVSNVSIIPFVGKQCVVFQLDNGKWELPGGTLEPGESYSDALKREVMEELGAELQSYRIFGQFYCKSGATEPYRPHIPHPHFVRVIGYGDVELVGKPLNPVDGEQVVAVELVEIAEAIRRFQNQNRHDIAEMYQLAYELREEGRR
- a CDS encoding ABC transporter ATP-binding protein, encoding MRNRLVLQGITQTFEDGGVKRTILDKLDLEVAEGELVAVMGPSGSGKSTFLSIAGALLEPTEGQVLLDGKSIMGKSKQDISNVRLQQLGFIFQSANLIPYLKVEEQLMVVAKLAGTDKTKAAKRVDELLNTVGLAHRRKAYAEKLSGGERQRVAIARALMNDPAVLLADEPTASLDAARGLDIVSMIAKLVAEQGKSAVMVTHDERVLSLCNRVLFLENGKLVHQ
- a CDS encoding ABC transporter permease, producing MYLAIREMRFAKGRYALIATIMVLVSFLVLFVTGLAQGLAYDNAASIKNMAATHFVLEQDSNHRFTRSQVNQDQLEQSRSVVGQENAEPLGVKMTTVSPADDTKKIDVTLFMVNPESWLAPTVTEGVPITDQKDGQVVVDQKLSESGVTIGTVLVDQASGTEWTVGGFVQNESFSHSPVVFLNEQEWLALQGVSRTSLGTEGNNASLYNAIAIKDAGGKVDSLSTALPNAEVITKSEAVSAIPGYKEEQGSLLMMIAFLFVISAFVLAVFFYVITIQKTSQFGILKAIGTRNSYLARSVTLQVLILSIGSLVVSVMLVRLFESILPASMPFQLGLSTLALTCILFVIMSVAGSLFSVWKVAKIDALDAIGRTAA
- a CDS encoding sensor histidine kinase, translating into MRTLYVRVFLITIAVIVVSGMLGFLLSNIYYHAKLKSFNDEKLVGIAMQMKQFVEREPDMMKQYLDNAAALGYEIYVTDGKGTDEFYGSEFREKDLDKQAVDLVLHGEVYHGVAQFPSKPFITGFFDNQLSNTVGVQLQIGNTSYGLFMRPDVILQFGELRIFFALIGAHTVGISILIFLISTRYLVNPIERLSEATKRIVQGNYNLKLPTKRRDEIGQLAQHFMTMSRELERVDQARQQFVSNVSHEIQSPLTSIQGFAQLLSDRDLPEQEREHYASIIVEESRHLSLLSKQLLLLSSLEQGQEDLTKEEFSLRDQFRQAVQVLQWQLEEKELLLRISVPESIQLVGNEVLLMQVWMNLLGNAVNHLPQGRSIEIRAEQTDTLCVIQIRDTGDGIEAEHLPFLFDRFYRVDRARERSSGRTGLGLAIVQKIVRIHDGTIEVSSSAEGTVFTVTLPQM
- a CDS encoding response regulator transcription factor, coding for MKHLLLADDDANIRALLRHVMTKEGYSVHEAQDGVEAVKLMKETPIDLAILDVMMPGMDGLELCDFIRQQYDIPIMLLTARDQLSDKRDGYLRGTDEYVTKPFEPEELIYRVKALFRRYHRTSSDIIRMNRIVIDRNNVEVSDGQSILFLPMKEFELLSQLAQYPGRLFSRDELIRLVWGADYEGDDRTVDVHIKRLRDRFADYTDDFVIHTVRGIGYKMEVKTR